GTGGAGACAAAGCCCTCGCGCTTGAAGACCTGGCCCAGGTTGTCGAAGCTCTCGCGCGGCAGGCCCTGGGCGCGCAGCAGGCGCACGGCGGGCGGAAAGTCCGCCGCCTGCACCTGCACGGCGTAGGCTTTTTCTTCGCGCAGCTTCTGCGCCTCGATGCCGGCCTCGCGCAAGGCGGCCACCACCTCGTTGGCCTGGCGTTCGCTCAGGTCGGCATACAGGGTCTGCTCCTGGCAGCCGGCCAGGGGCAGCAGGGCGGGCAGGCAGATCAGCAAAGCGCTCAGAGGGCGTCGCATATCGGGCTCCTAGCCTTGTTGGCGGAACAGCTGCTGCAGCCCGTCCGAACTGCGGTTGGCAATGTTCGAGGTCAGCTGGCAATGGAACATGAACTCCTGGCAGCGCAGGGTCAGCTGCACCACCTCGCCCGGGCTCAGATCGGCGCCGGCCTGGCGTGCGGCTTCGGCCATCTGGGCCAGGCTGCTGGCTTCGCTGTTGATGTGGTCGAAGGGCTTGAAGACCTGGGCCACGGCCGTGGACGGGGCCGTCACCGGCTCGGGGCCCAGGGCCGAGCCCTGGCTTTTCAGCTGGGCGCGCTGCAGCGCCTGCTCGAAGCCGCCCAGGTCGGCCAGCGACAAGCCATAGCCGGCGGACAGGCCGGTAGACAGGCCCGGGTTGGGTGCGCCCAGCCCCAGGGTGGGGCCGGCGCCCAGCGGCGCCGCCAGTGCCGCGGACGAGGAGGCGATGGCCAGGCTGCTCATTGCTTGCGCGCCATGGTTTCCAGCGCCGAGCCCACGGCCGCCAGGGCGGTGTGCGAGGCATTGCTGAGGTAGCCCATCTCCATGGACATGGCGGTCAGCTGGGTCACATCGGCCGGCTTGTCCTGGCCCTGGTCCATGGCGGCGGATTTGGTGCTGATGGCGTCGGCCTTGGCGTCCAGCACCTTGCCCCAGGCGTCGGCCATGGCTTCGAACCAGCTGCCGTTGCCGCTGCTGCTGCCGCCGGCGATGGAAGAGGTGTTGTTGATGCTGCTGCGTTGGATGTTGTTGCTCATGATCGTGGTCCTCGTGAAGGGCTGTGGTTCTGGGGTGGGGGTGAAGGCGGTTCAGAAGTCGATGCGGCTGGTGCGGCCTTCGCGCTCCAGCAACAAGGCCTGGGGCTGCACAGCCACCAGGCGGTGGCCGCTGGGCAGGACGGCGCCGACGAAGTAACGCGCACCATCGGCGGTGATCAGATGCGGCAGGCCCTGGCTGACCAGGGCGACGATGCGCTTGCCCGGCTCAGCACCGGCCGAGGGCAGGGTGGGCAGGCGGCTGTCGCTGGCGGCTTGGGCGCTGGCGTCGGCCCGCGCCGGGGCGGGCGGTGTGCTCAGCTCCAGGCTGCGCAGCTGGGGCAGGGCGCTGCGCAGCTGGGCCAGGGCCTGCTGCCAGGCTTCAGCCGAGGGGCCGGACAGGGCGCCGGAGGCCGCGGGCGCGGCCGGCTCCAGCCGCACCTGGCCGAGGCCGAAAACGTTTGCACGAGCTTGGAAGCCTTGCATCTGCAGCAGTTCCTCCACGGCCGCGGCCAGCTGGCTGTCGACCTGCAGCGCCTGCATCGAGGGCAGGGGCGGCCGCAGGCCCAGAGCCAGCAGGCGCTGTTGCAGCTGCGCCTGCTGGCTCTGGCCGGCCACACGGCCGCTCAACACCGGCTGGCCCTGGGCATCGCGGCTCAGCTGCAGGGCCGCGAACTCGGGCTCACGCTGCAGCTGGCTGATCAGGGCTTGCAAGGCGGGCATGGGGTCGCGCACCGGCGCGGGCGCGGCGGGCCGCCCCTGCCAGGCCCAGGCCAGGCCGGCCAGGGCCAGGCCGGCGCCGGCCGCGGCCAGCCAGAGTTCGTGGCGACGCGCCGGGCCTGCGGGAGGCGCTGCGTGGCCCGCATCGGCACTCAGCTCCGGCAAGACCAGGGGATCGTCCATCCTTTCGGCCCGTGCGTTGACCGGGTGCAGCGACCAGATGGCGGCGGTGCGCTCGCCAAAAGCCAGCACCAGATCCGGCCCCAGCTGCAGGGCGCAGTGGGCCGGCCAGTCGAAGGCGTCGCCGGCCTGCAAACGCTGTTCACCGAGCAAGGCCTGACCTTGCAGCAGCTCGGCGCGGCACATCGGGCCTTCGAGCTGCAGGCGCAGCAGGGCGGGCTCGCGCGCCTGCAGCAGCAGATCGGCCGATTCGGCCTCGGGCCAGTGCAGGGCCGGGCCGGCCGCCAGACTCAGGGCCCGGCCCGGCCGCAGATCGGCCCGCGCGCCCGCCTGCGCGCCGCCGAGCACGCGCAGCTCCAGCGCCGGCAGGGCGGCGAAGCTGGGTTCCTGGGCGTGGGGCTGCGCGGGGCGGCTCATGGCTGGCTGCCTCCGGCGGGGGGCAGGGTGCTGTCGCTGGCGGCCGGCGCCGGGCTGGGCTCGGCGGCCCGGCCCAGTGCGCTCTCGGCCGCAGCCAGGCGGCCGGCCGAGGCCAGGCGCGGCGTGATCAGGAACATGCGCTCGACCCGCGAGCCTTTCTCGCTCTGGCTACGGAACAGCGAGCCCAGCAGGGGCAGATCGCCCAGCACCGGCACCTTGTCCTGGCCGCTGGAACTGCTGTCGCGCACCATGCCGCCGATCAGCAGGCTTTCGCCTTCGCCGATCAGGGCCTGCGTCTGGATGGTGGCGCGCTCGACCACGGGGATCTGGTCCACCTGGTTGGGCGTCACGCTGCCGTCCTCCACCTGCACCAGCAGCTTGATGCGGGTGCGCTCCTTGTCCACGAAGACATGCGGCATCACCCGCAGCGAGGTGCCGGCCGTGATGTTGAACAGGTCCACCTGCTCGCGCCCGGCCACCCGCACGTAAAAGGTGGAGCTGTGGTCGAACACCGCCTCGACATTGGACAGGGTCAGCACCTGCGGGCTGGACACCACCTTGGCCGCCCCGCTGCCCTGCAGGGCATTGATGCGGGCGACGAACTGGTTGCGGTTGCCCAGCACGGCCGAGACAAAGCCACCCCGGCCGCTGGGCGTGACATCGCGGTCGCCGCGCAGGGCCAGATCGCTGGCCGTGCCGCGGCCGAACAGCAGCTCGCTGCCGCCGCCGCCCGACCAGCGCCAGTTGATGCCCAGCTCGCGCAGGCGGTCGGTGTTGATGTCGATGACGGTGGCTTCGATCTCCAGCGCCTGCGGCTCCACATCGAGGGCCTGGATCAGGGCGGCATAACGCTCCAGCTTCTCGGGCTGGTCGCGCACGATGATGGCGTTCAGGCGTGGGTCGGCCTCGATGCGCGGGCCGGGGCCGGCGCTTTCCGCACTGGGCTCGGCCGCCGCGCTGCGTGGTGCCAAGGCGGTCTTCAGTGCATCGGCATCGCGGTCCTTGGTTGCGGCGTTGCCAGCGCCCGTGGGCGGCAGGCCCAGGGTGCCGCTGCCGGCTTGCAGACTTTGGGCCGCCAGGCCCTGGCCGCGCAGGCCTGCCTGGTTGCTGGGCCGCTCGCGGCTGGTGCTGCTGCTGTGGTTGACGCCGCTGGGCGCCGCGCCGACCAGGGCGCGCAGGATGCTGGCCACGCCGGGCACGGTCAGGCTCCGGCCAGCCATGGCCATGTTCACATCCTGGGCCCAGGCGTAGCGCAGGTAGTAGACGCGGAAGTCCTCGCGTCCGACGCTGGGTTTGGCAGGGGCCTGGGCCGGGTCCAGGGCGCGCGCCAGCTCGGCCACCATCTCGATGAAAGCGGCATGGCCGCGCGCCTGGATGGCGCCATCGGCGCTGCGGCGCAGGCTGTTCTGGGCGTCGACGAGCTGCAGCTCTTCGGCGCTGCGCAGCAGCTTCTGCGCGGCCAGGGCGTTGAGGCTGAAGCTGCGCTGCTGCGCCTCGCGGGCGCTGGCAATGTGGGTGGTGTTGCCGTCGTGGAAAACCAGCAGCTTGTAGGCGCGCGCGATCTCGCGCAGCAGCTGCTGCGCCGGCATCTGGCTGAAGCGGCCGTTGACCTGGCCGCGCACGCCGGCGCTCAGCGCCACCGGCGCTTCCACCTGGGCGAACAGGTCTTCAAGAAAGGCGTCCAGGCCTTGCTCGCGGGCCGAGATGGTCACCAGGCGATCACCCACCGGCCAGGGCACGGCCTGGGCCGGGCCGGCCAGCACGAGCAGGCCCAGCAGCAGGGCGCGGCCAGCCGAAGCCGAGGCGCAGAGAGGGGGCAGGAAGAAGGAGAACATGGAGGGTTTCATCGCTCAGGCCGCCTCTTGCAGCAGCGGCGCCTGGGGCAGGTCCACCCGCTCCGCCACATCGAGCTGCAGGTTGGGGCTCAATTCATGGAAGGACAGCACCGGGTGGTCGAAGCACTCGGCCTCGATCAGCCGGCGCACATGCCAGCGCACATCGACGGCGGTGACGATGGCGCGCGCGCCGCTGCGCGCCAGGCTGGCCTGCAGCGCGGCGCTGATCTGCTGGGCCAGCTGCGGGTCCAGGGCCAGCTGGGCCACGCCGCCGTTGACGCGGATGGCCTGGCGTAGCAGGTCCTCCAGCGCGGGGCTCAGCATCAGGCAGGGCAGGCGGCCCTCGGGCGCCAGGCGGTGGCTGGTCTGGCGCTTGAGCGCAATGCGGGCGAACTCGGTCAAGGTCTGCACGTCTTTTTCACGCTGACCGGTTTCGGCCAGCGACTCCAGCACATCGCGCAGATTGCGGATCGACACCTCCTCGGCCACCAGCCGGCGCAGCACCTCGGCCACGCGCTGGATGGGCAGGCTGCGCAGCACCTCCTTGACCACATCGGGCAGCTCGGTGGAGGCGCGGGTCAGCAAGGCCGTGGTCTCCTGGATGCCCAGGAAGAGCTGGGCATGGCGGCGCAGCACCTGCTGCAGCTGGGCCAGCAGGGCCTGGCGGTCCATGCCTTCCTGCAGCGGGCCCTGGGCGATGGGCACTTCGTAGGCCAGCAGCTGCCAGCCGG
This region of Paucibacter aquatile genomic DNA includes:
- the sctC gene encoding type III secretion system outer membrane ring subunit SctC, with the protein product MFSFFLPPLCASASAGRALLLGLLVLAGPAQAVPWPVGDRLVTISAREQGLDAFLEDLFAQVEAPVALSAGVRGQVNGRFSQMPAQQLLREIARAYKLLVFHDGNTTHIASAREAQQRSFSLNALAAQKLLRSAEELQLVDAQNSLRRSADGAIQARGHAAFIEMVAELARALDPAQAPAKPSVGREDFRVYYLRYAWAQDVNMAMAGRSLTVPGVASILRALVGAAPSGVNHSSSTSRERPSNQAGLRGQGLAAQSLQAGSGTLGLPPTGAGNAATKDRDADALKTALAPRSAAAEPSAESAGPGPRIEADPRLNAIIVRDQPEKLERYAALIQALDVEPQALEIEATVIDINTDRLRELGINWRWSGGGGSELLFGRGTASDLALRGDRDVTPSGRGGFVSAVLGNRNQFVARINALQGSGAAKVVSSPQVLTLSNVEAVFDHSSTFYVRVAGREQVDLFNITAGTSLRVMPHVFVDKERTRIKLLVQVEDGSVTPNQVDQIPVVERATIQTQALIGEGESLLIGGMVRDSSSSGQDKVPVLGDLPLLGSLFRSQSEKGSRVERMFLITPRLASAGRLAAAESALGRAAEPSPAPAASDSTLPPAGGSQP
- a CDS encoding SctD/MshK family protein; its protein translation is MSRPAQPHAQEPSFAALPALELRVLGGAQAGARADLRPGRALSLAAGPALHWPEAESADLLLQAREPALLRLQLEGPMCRAELLQGQALLGEQRLQAGDAFDWPAHCALQLGPDLVLAFGERTAAIWSLHPVNARAERMDDPLVLPELSADAGHAAPPAGPARRHELWLAAAGAGLALAGLAWAWQGRPAAPAPVRDPMPALQALISQLQREPEFAALQLSRDAQGQPVLSGRVAGQSQQAQLQQRLLALGLRPPLPSMQALQVDSQLAAAVEELLQMQGFQARANVFGLGQVRLEPAAPAASGALSGPSAEAWQQALAQLRSALPQLRSLELSTPPAPARADASAQAASDSRLPTLPSAGAEPGKRIVALVSQGLPHLITADGARYFVGAVLPSGHRLVAVQPQALLLEREGRTSRIDF